GCACACACCAGCAGATCCGGAATCGGCTCGTCCTCCCCGATCAGAACCCCGACACCCGGCACCATGTGCATACCATCGGGTAGCGCATCTTCGAGGATCCGCCCCAGCGCGGAGACCAACCGCTGATGGATCGGTTTCGGTGCGGCGTTCACGATGAGCTGACCATTGAGGACCTCGTACCTGAGCCCATTCTCGGGGAGATGATCGAGATCGGCCGCGGTCCAGCGATCCGAAGCGGGCACATGCATACACGAATTGTCCGGCTTGGACACCGGCATCGCCAAGGCAAACACCCCCTGATTCGCAATTGGTCGCAGACCCACAGCCGACAATCCGACGCTAGCCCATCTTCCGATCCGACTCACCGAAGACGAACGTTTGATCGCCCGCCATGTGGAGCGAGGACTATCGGAGAAATCGCGTGAGGATTTCGGTGAGTTGGGTGGGGTTTTCCTCGGCCATGTGGTGACCGGATTCGATACGGGCGGAAGTCAATTCGCCGCTGACCCAGGAGTGCCAGATGTCGGCGGGGTTGCCGTAGAGGGCTTCCATGTCGTCGCGGGTGGACCATGCGACGAGGGTGTCGCAAGCGATCGTGCGGTGCGCGGCTCGGTCTGTCGCATCGTGTGCGCGATCGATCGCCAGGCCCGCTCGGTAATCTTCCAGCATGGCTCGCACGGTGGCCGGGTCGCTGACCGCGCGAGTCATGTCGCGGTAGTTCTCGGTCCCCATGGCGTTCTCGTCGGGGCGATACCAGGCCAGCGGGTCGGCTGTGATCACGCGCTCGGCGTGCGGGGAAGCACCGAAAAAGAACCAGTGCCAACAACTTTCGGCGAACCGTGCGTCAGCGCGTTCGAGCGCCTCGAGGATCGGAACACTGTCCAGCACGGCCAGTCGCGTCACGGCATCGGGGTGGTCGAGAGCGGTCCGGTAGGCAACATAACTCCCCCGGTCGTGCCCTACGACAG
This sequence is a window from Nocardia yunnanensis. Protein-coding genes within it:
- a CDS encoding alpha/beta fold hydrolase, which gives rise to MFEGFEEWDVSVSESVTLHGRSGGDGPGVVLLHGHPRTHTTWHRVAPEIARAGFTVVCPDLRGYGRSSKPEPDERHEVYCDRAMAGDIVALMRDFGHRRFAVVGHDRGSYVAYRTALDHPDAVTRLAVLDSVPILEALERADARFAESCWHWFFFGASPHAERVITADPLAWYRPDENAMGTENYRDMTRAVSDPATVRAMLEDYRAGLAIDRAHDATDRAAHRTIACDTLVAWSTRDDMEALYGNPADIWHSWVSGELTSARIESGHHMAEENPTQLTEILTRFLR